CAGAAGTAGGGCACCGCCTGCAGGACTGTCGACGTCGGGATGAGGCTGTCGAGCCAGCCCCCGCGTTTCCAGCCGGCCAGCATGCCAAGCAGCTGGGCGATGACAAAGGAAATCACGGTGGCGATGCCCACCAGCAGGATGGTCCAGGGCAGCGCCTGCCCGATGACGGTGACCACCGGCGTGGGAAAGAAGGTGACCGAGACGCCCAGATCGCCGCGGAAGATGTTGACCAGGTAATCGCCGAACTGGGAAAGCAGCGATGCGTCATCGGTGGTTCCCAGCATGGCCTCAATGGCCTCGCGGGTTTCGGGTGCAACCTGGCCGCGCTGGGCCAGTTTTGCCAGCATCACGTCCACGGGGTTGCCCGGGAGCAGGCGCGGCAGGGCAAAGTTGATGGTGATCGCCGCGCAGAAGGCAACGATGTAGAAGAGGATTTTCCTCAGGAGGTATCTCACGCGGTTCTCGTTCCGACATAGATCAGTGGCGGGCCCGGAGCCCGCCACTGATCTCGATGGGATTTTTACTTAAGGGTGAGGTTCTTGAGGACCTGACCGTAGTCAGGTGCCTGCCACACCATGGGAAGCGCGTAGAGATCGTCGTCGCTGGGCCAGCCTGTGACGACGTCCGTGCGGAATGTGCTCAGGCTGCCGTAGGACTGGATGGGAATGTACGGCATGTCCTCGGCAATGGCTTCCTGGATGATGGCGTACTGCTCCATCTTCAGGGACTCGTCGGTGGTGCCGTTGAGCACGTCCAGCGCTGCGTCCACATCCGGGTTTGAGTAGCGGGCCCAGTTCGGGTTTGCCGACTCGCCCACCGGCGCCGTCGATTCGCTGTCGAAGAAGGCCTTGTACAGGTAGTAGGGTTCGGAGCCGGCACCGGGCCACAGGTTGTTGACCAGCATCTGGAAGTTTCCGGTGTTGGTGGCTTCGGTCCACTCGTTCCAGGACATCTGCTCTGCCTTCAGCTCAATTCCGACCGGCAGCAGCTGCTGGGCCATCGTCTCGATTCCGGCAATCCAGTCCGTCCAGCCGGTAACGGTCTTGACCGAGAAGCTCAGGCGCTCGCCATCCTTCGCGTAGATGCCGTCGGCGCCCTTGGCAAAGCCAGCGTCGGTCAGCAGTTTCTCGGCCTTGGCGGCGTCACCCTTGTTGGAGGCAACCGGCTCCTCGATCGACGGGGAAATCCACTTCTCATCCCGGGGAAGCAGCGCGTACGTGGGGCTGACGTCGCCGTTGAGGTTGGAGAAGGCCAGGGAGTTGAGCTGGTCGCGGTCCATGGCCGCGTAGATCGCCTGGCGGACAGCCGGATCCGTCTGCGGACCGGTGCAGCCGAGCTCAACATTCGAGCACGTCACTAGGGACAGCTGGTTCTGGACGGTATTGACGTATTCCACGTCCTCCTCCGGACCCAGGAGAGTATCCACCTCGGGGATGAACATGCTCATCCAGTCAACGTCGCCATTGAGGATTGAATCGACGCCGGCCTGGTTGCCGGACAGGGACACGTACCGCACGCCGTCCAGCTCAGGCTTGCCCGCTTCCCAGTACTCTTCATTCTTTTCCAGCAAATAGCTCTGCGGGGAGAAGTCGGACACGACAAACGGCCCCGTGCCCACGGCATCCTGGTTGATGAACGTGGCCGGATCCTCCACCTCGGACCAGATGTGTTCGGGAACAATGTAGATGGAGCTCAGGGCACCAATTGAGTTGAGCACATCGGGCTTGGGGTAGGTGATGGTGAGCTCGGTGTCGCTCACGGCCTCGGCCACGCCGTCGAACCCGCCGGTGTTCAGCGCGGGCGTGTTGGCGATCAGGTTCAGAGTGAAGACCACGTCGTTGGCGGTGAACGGTTCACCGTCGCTCCACGAAACCCCCTCACGGGTGTTGATGGTGAGAACGTTGCCCTCGTCGTTGTACGAGTACTCGGTGCCCAGGACCGGGACGGGGTCCCCCTCGGCGGCCCGGTTAACGAAGAACAGGGTTTCATAGACGGTCGACTGCACGCCCAGCAGGGCAGTGGTGGAGAACGGGTTGAAGTTCTCGGTGAACTGAGTGGACGAAGCGCCGGGCATTGTCAGAATGGCGTCACCGCCCCCGGAAGCGCTTTCCTCGCCTGCACCCCCGCCCGACTGGCAGCTGGTGACCAGCAGGGCCGTGGCTGCCAGCGCCGCGACGCCGGCGAGTCTCTTTCGTGAAGTGAACATCATTGTCCTTTCGACGATCGAGACCACCCCGACCGCTGTGTGCCCGAACTCACATCCAAGCCTCCGGCCTGGTGTTCAGTAAGCGCTATCTCGGAGACTAACGTCGATGTTTTGGCGCGTCAATGGTTTCTTTTGGCGCTCCATAAACGGAACATGTGCAGAAGTGGCGGATCACCGGTAAGCGCGTGCTGAGAAGGACGCGCTACAGACGCCGGCGGAATAAGCCGCTTAGAGTGAATCCCGGCGGGTGAGGCTGCTCGGCAGGACGCGCTGCACAACGGAGGTGCCGGAGCTGGCCATGAGGGCGGCGAGCGCATCAACCATCTCTTCACCCATTCGTTCCAACGGCTGGCTCACCGAGGTTAGCGGCGGATTCGCCACCTCAGCCAGGACGGAATCGTCGTAGCTCACCACTGAAATATCGTGGGGTACCCGGCGTCCGGCCGCGGCCAGAACCTGCAGCGCTCCGGAGCCCATGTAATCCGAGCAAACGAAGACACCATCAATGTCGGGGTAGGCGGCAAGAAGCCGTGTCATGGTCTCCGACCCTCCGGCCGGCGAGAACGCCCCCCGGGCCATTCGATGGGCCTCGAGGCCGTGCTCGGCCATAGTTGACCGCCACCCCTCGAGCCGGTCTCTCGCCGCCGTCAGCCGATCGTTGCCAGCCAAGATGGCAATTCGGGACCGGCCTGCTTCGATGAGAGCCTCGGTGGCCAGCCGGGCGCCGCCCACGTTGTCAACGTCGACATAAGACTGGGCTTTTGCATCTCCCAGCGGCCTGCCCAGATAAACAACGGGCACACCGGCATCGCGGAGAAGCTCAGGAAGGTGTGAAATCTCGTCTTCCAGGATGACCATCGCTCCGTCCACACCGGTTCGACGCAGATACTCGAGGAGGTATGACTCCTGCTGTGCGCTTCCGGAAAGAAGCATCACGATCTGCAGGTCATGCCGGGCAACTGCGGACAGCACACCGTGCAGCGGCGCCGAGGTAAACGAGTACGGCTGGGAGAGATCGGCCTCAGAGATAATCAGGGCAACGGCCCCGGTGCGTCCGGTGGCCAGCGTGCGGGCAGCAGCATTGAACTGGTAGCCCATCTGCCGGGCGATGGCCTCCACCCGAAGCGCCAGATCCGCATTGACTGTAGGCACGCGGTTCATCACGCGGGACACTGTCGCGGTGGATACCCCTGCAGCGGCCGCCACATCGGCAAGGGTGGTGACGGCACGCCCGGGGCGCCGCGCTCGAGTCTCGCTCATGGCTACATATTGCCACAGTGCCGCGGCACTGAAGCGCCGCCGGGTAAGCGCTTACGTCATTTGTCCTGACAATCCAAAGACAAGCCAGGCGCACTCCCGGTTCGATGCCCGCTAGTAAGCGCTCTCTCGGGAGCTTGCGTCACCGCGGATGTGACACGTCAAGAACAAGCTCCCCCAGCCTGGCACCGAAACCCGCACAGAGAACATGGGCGTTCTCCAGGGGCGCCCACCAGCACGTCCAAGTGTGAGCTGCACCGCCGTCTGACGGGTGCTCTTCCCCAGCAATCCAGCGCTCACGCGGCGGCGTGTCATCCAGAAGCTCGAGCTGGAAGAAGTGCCGTTCATGAATCTCCGGTTTCGCGGGCCACACGTCATAGCGGTCCACTCCGAGCGCACGGACGACGCGCGTTCGCATCCCGGTCTCTTCGAGTACCTCGCGAACCACAGCTTCCTCGGGTGCCTCACCCGGCTCGATAGTTCCGGCGGGGACCTGCACGCCGGCGGCCTCGATCGGCACGTGATTGTGAGTGAACACCAGCAGCCGCTCCCGGTGGACAACATAGCCGACGGCCTTCCGCACGGAACGCCGGTGCAGATGGCCGGTCATGCGATATCCGGCGTTCGCGCGCCCGCCCCGCTCGGAGTTAGCGGCTTCACCATGATCAGGCAGGGCGTGTCCGCGCCCCAAAGGTCCGTTTCCTCCAGGGGAAGAAAACCCCGTCTCTCGTAAAAGTGACGGGTCCACGCATACCCGGTATCCGGATGAGAGGGGCCGAGGGTCTTGACCTCCAGCAGGCGGACACCCCGGGCGACGGCATCTGCCTCGATAGCCGCGAGCATCGCCGTTCCAACGCCGAGCCCGTGTGCTGCTCGTCCGACCACTGTGAGATGGATTTCCGCCACGTGGGGAAAGTGGCGATCAACGAGAGTGACCCCGACAACCCTCCCGTCGGCGTCGCGCGCGGTCCACGTCTCCTTGGTTCTTGCCGCCTCGATGTATTCGGCATTTGAGTCCGGCTGCCCAAACCACTCGGGGACCGTTGCCAGCAGCCGGGCGACGTCGTCGGGCACAGGCTCGTCCCGGACTGCAATCCAGTTGCCATTGGTCTGCTTTACGCCAGTGCCACCCATGAGTCCTGTCTACCAAGACATCTGTCGTCCGTTTGCCAGCGACACAGTCCGGCGCACGCACGGGTGCCCTGCACGGACGGTCCGAAACGGCACCCGTGGTTCCAACAGCAAAAGGGAAAGCCCCACCAAAGGCGGGGCTTTCCCTTCCAGCCCGCACAGGCGCTTAGACCGTGGCGGGTGCTGCCTCTTTCCGGGTCTTGGCAGCCGAGATGCGCGGGCCGCTGAACCACAGCACGATCCCTGCCAAGACCCACGCGCCCAGGGTCAGGGCCGCAGCGCCTCCGCCGACGCCGTCGAAGTACGCCACGGAACGGACCAGGGTGCCGGCAGCGCCGGGCGGCAGGAGCTGGCCAATCATGGCCACCCCGGCGGGCAGCCACTGGGCGCTCGTCGAGATGCCGGCGAAGGGGTTGCCCACAAACATCATGGACATGGCCGCAATAGTGAACCCTTTGGTGCCAAAACACTCATTGAGGCCGGCCAGGGGCAGGGCCAGTGCTGCGATGCCAAGGGCAACGCTTGCCGCAACCGGGACCAGGGGGCCCTCGATGCTGCCAAAGAGGTACTTCAATACGGCCGCGACCACGAACCCGCCCGCCACCGAAAAACCGGTGAGGCCGGCGAAGATCCACCAGCGCTGGCCGGACAGCATGGAACGGAATGCCACGGCCGGCACAATGCCACCGAACACCAGCGGAAAAGCCAGGCCTCCGATGCCGACGCCGGTCGGGTCTCCGGAGGGAAGCGGAACCACGTCCACAATCTCGGCCGTCTGTCCCATGCTGCCCGCCATGGTGGCCCCGACATTGCTGACCGTGCCGGAAACGGCCGTTGAGCCGGCGCTGGCCACATAGACGGTCATATCCGGATCGGTGAAGTCGAATCCGCCAACGATCTCCCGGTTACGGATGCCCTGCTCGAGGTCCTCGGCATTCTCGTAGGACTGCACCACGAAGGCCCCCGGTGACTGGTCCTCCAAGGTTTCTGCGACCGACGCTGCCCGGTCCTGCGGCCCCACCACACCTAGACCCAAATCACGGGGTCCGGAATGGAGCGAGGGCGAGATGAACAGCATCAGGAGGGCCAGCAGGATGACGGAAAGCCCGGTGGTTAAACCGACCCAAACGGCCGCGTGCTTTCGATGAGAGCCGGATGACGGCGTTTGTGTTGTCATGATCCTTCTTCTTTTCGGAGGAACTTCCTCCGCTTCTACGGATGATATTCCTCCGGTTTAGACTGAAGGTCAATTTGAAGGGAGTGCGGATGAGAGCTGACGCTGCGCAGCGAAGAGAAGCGATCATCACCCATGCGAGGCACCTGTTTGCCGAGCGGGGCGGCGATGTTGCACTAGAGGCTGTAGCCGCTGCAAGCGGGGTGGGGATTGCCACCCTGTACCGCAACTTCCCCTCCCGCGGGGACCTTGTCCACGCCGTGGTCCAGGACATTGTGGAACAGATCATCCACGCCGTGGATCAGACCCGGAGCACGCTGAACACTGATCCGGCCGCGGCATGGAAGGACCTGCTGTCCAGCCTCACGGCAATGGAACTCGGTGCGCTAACGGACGGGCTCGCGCTGCAGGCTGGGGCCGTCCAGGATTTGGAAGCCACACCTCTGGCGCAGGTTCAGCAGCCGGCAGTAGATGCCCTCAACGATGTGCTTGCAGAGCTCAAGCGGCGCGGTGCAGTGAGGGAGGCCCTCTCTGCCCTGGACGTGATAGTTGCGGTCGCGACGATCACCCGTCCACAGGTCGCCCCCATCCGTGGAGCAGCCCCGGGCGTGCCGGACCAGCTGGCCGAGGCGTATCTTCTCTGGAGCCGAGGCCAACAGGCCTAACCCACGGGCCCCCGTCGCCTAATCACCCCGGGTTTAGGTCCGGATGGAGCGGCTAATCCGCGCCGCGCAGACACAGGGTGGAGAATGCAGTGCATGAACATCGCTCCGGAGGCCAGCGCGTACGGTGAGGCAGTCCGCGCAGTCCGGGAGGGCGCGCTCGATCCGGATGAGGCAGCCGAGCAGCTCATCAGCCAGATGACGGCAACGGAGCTTCTCGGGCTGCTCGACGGCGACTCCCCCGGGCTGCTGCTCCCGCTCATCCCGATGCTGCTGCGCCGGCGGCCGTTCGTGGCCGGGGCGGTCCCGCGGCTGGGCATCCCGGGAGTCCGGTTCAGCGACGGCGGCCGCGGCGTCGTCATCGGCGCCTCCACGGCCTTCCCCGTGACCATGTCGCGGGCCGCAACCTGGGATCCGGCACTGGAGGAACGGGTCGGGCTCGCGGTGGGCCTGGAGACCAGGGCGCGGGGAGCAAACTACTCCGCCTCCGTCTGTGTGAACCTGCTTCGCCACCCCGCATGGGGCCGGGCGCAGGAGTGTTACGGGGAGGATCCGGTGCTCACCGCCCGGATGGGATCGGCGATGACCCGGGGTGTGCGCGTGCACGCGATGGCGTGCGTGAAGCACTTCGCGCTGAACTCGATGGAGGACGAGCGCTTCGAGGTCGATGTGTCCGTCGACGAGCACTCCCTGCACGAGGTGTACCTGCCGCATTTCAAGGCCGTTGTGGAAGCCGGTGCCGATTCCGTGATGAGTGCCTACAACCGGGTGCGGGGCGAGTACATGGATGTCAATCACGCCCTGCTCACCGACGTGCTGCGGGATGAGTGGGGCTTCCGGGGATTCGTGACGAGCGACTGGGTTTTCGGCACCCACGACGCCGTCACCAGCCTGCAGGCGGGGATGGATGTGGAGATGCCGCTGCGGCTGCTCCGGGCCCGTACTTTGCCTGCAGCGCTGCGGAACGGTCAGCTGGCGCGCGCGACTGTAGTGCAGTCCGCGCGCCGCATCCTGCGCACCACCGTGCTTCACGCCGCAACACGGGAGACGGCGGAGCCGGGCGCCGCCGTCATCGCCTCCCCGGCCCACCGGGCGCTTGCCCGCCGGGTCGCCGCGGAATCGGTCGTGCTGCTGAAGAATGAAGTTCTTGGCGAAACACCGCTCCTGCCGCTGGCGCCCGCCATTTCCCATCTTGCGGTGATCGGACGACTAGCGGCCCGGGCAAACCTGGGCGATCACGGCTCCTCACGCGTCCGGCCTCCCTCCGCGGCTTCGGTGCTGCAGGGGCTGCGTGAGGCGCTCCCCCGGGTGCGCATCACGACCGACTCAGGACGGAACGAACGCGCCGCGGCCGCGCTGGCAGCCGCCGCAGACACGGCGATCGTCGTCGTCGGCCTGGACCAGCACGACGAGGGCGAGTCCGTTGTCACCGGAGGCGTTAACGTGGGCGTGCTCGGTCCGGCCTTCGGCTCGGGTGCCCTCAGTCGGGTCGTCACCGGTCTCGCGCATCTGGCCTCTCGATTCGTCCGAGGCGGCGACCGCAGCTCACTCGACCTGCGCCCCTCCGATGTGCGCCTCATCCGTGCCGTCGTGGCTGCGAACCCGCGGACCGTCGTCGTACTAATCGGCGGCAGCGCGATCCTCACGGAGGAATGGCGGGAACAGGTGCCCGCACTCGTCCTCGCCTGGTACGGCGGTATGGAGGGCGGCCGCGGGCTGGCGGACGTGCTGACCGGTGCTGCGGACCCCGGCGGGCGGCTGCCGTTTGTGCTGCCCACGGACCCCGCGCATCTGCCGCCCTTTGACCGCACGGCGAAGTCCGTGGTTTATGACGACTTGTGGGGTCAACGCCGGCTCGACGGCGAGGGACACGCGCCGGCGTTCCCGTTCGGGTTCGGCTTGAGCTACACCACGTTCGAACACCGGCTTCTCGAGCATCGCTTCGACGACACGGGCGGCTGGGCTGACGTGCTCGTCACGAACACCGGCGGTCGCCGGGGGTCCACTGTTGTTCAGGTCTACGCCGCAGACGTGTCAGTCCGCAGGCCGGTGGCTCAGCTCCTGGGCTTTCGCAAGGTGACGCTGCAGCCCGGCACAGAGACAACGGTGCGGGTTGCCCTGGATGCCGGGCCTACGCTGCAGCGCGATCCGGACACCCGGTGCTGGTCCCCCCGCGCCGGGGACTGGGCCCTGCTCGCCGGCCAGCACAGCCCGGTCAGCTGGGCGGACGCGGTCCGATTGCGGCGCCCTGCGGAACCGGCCGATGAGGACGGGATCTCTCAACACGAACGGCCAGCGTGTCATCCCCCCGCAGGATGGCGCGGAGCAGCCGCCGCTCCTCCCACCTGAGCGACCTGAACGCTTGGCTGCGCCGCAGCACCAGGCTCCCGTCCGGGGTCCCGTACCGCTTCTGCAAATCCTCCAGCTCCTGGGCCTGCAGCAGGGCGACCGTGCTGCCCGTAGCCGAGTCGATCAACCGGACCAGCGCGGATGGTCCGCTCAGATCCGTCGCCACAACGCGGTCCTCACTGGCGGAGAGGATTGTCTTCTGCGCCGCGCGGGTTATCACCAGCGGACGGGACGGCCCGTCCAGCAGTCGGGACAGCACATCTGCCGCAGCTTCAGGTCGGCCCGTCCTCTGCGCCGCGGCCTGCATCTGCTGCAGGCGGCCAGGCTCGCGCAGCACCTCGTCGATCTTCCAGCCAATTGTCGCTGAAGTGTTGCAGCGGACCGCCGCCCCCTGTTCCAACAGGTAGTCGCCGTTGCGGACCTCCTGCCCCGGAATGGGGTTCACCATCACCATGGGCAGGCCGGCAGCCATGCACTCCGACACGGACAGCCCGCCGGGCTTGCCCACAAACAGGTCGGCGCGGCGCAGCAGCTGCGGCATCTCCGTGGTGAAGCCGAGCACGCGGTAGCGGTTCCCGGCGGGTGCCACCAGCTGCTCGATACGCTGCCGCAGGGCATCGTTTCGTCCGCACACAACCGTCGCCGTGAAGGGCGAGCGCATGTGCAGCGTCTGCCGCACGACCGAAACGGCGTAGTCACCGCCGGTCGCGCCCGCAGAGATCAGCAGCATCGGGGGCTCGGTTGCATCGCGGGAGGGCGCGGCCTTCAGCTGTGTGGCGATGGGAATCCCCGGAGCCGCAACCCGATCGGAAGGCAGGCCAAGCGCCATCAGTTCCACCCTCCCCTCCTCCCGGGCCAGGAAAAGCGCATGGAACGCGCCGGTAAGGGACAGCCCCTGGAAGTCATAGTCCGTCGTTACGACGGCGGTCCTCGCGTTGGTCACGCCGCGAAGGAGCAGCGATGCCAGCAGCTGGGCGGGCAGGAAATGCGTGCACACGATCGCGGTCGGGCGGAACCGCTTAATCGCATCAATGACCGGAACGGAGTTCATCCGTGTCCAGGGGTCTATGGGGCCCCGGCGCCGGAAGGGACGGTCACTGATGTCGTAGCCCCAGTCAATCAGCCACGGCAAGCCCTCGACCAGGACGAAGTAACCCTTGTTCAGCAGTGCCCGGTAGAGCACGCTGCTGACCTGCAGCACGTCCAGAACCTGGACCTCTGCGACGTCGGCACGCGCGGCGCACGCCTGCTGCACCGCCGCTGCGGCACTGTTGTGCCCGGCGCCCACACCTGCGGACAAGATCAGTACGCGCTCCCCTGCAGCGGTCTTGGGGGTTCGTCCCGGCGTTTTGCGCATGAAGCGAGGCTAGCAGGGGCTGCATCGCCGTCTGAACGGCAGCGCAGCATCAGCGCTGTGGGTCTCAGTCAGCCCGCCGGTAATGCATGGAAACTGCACCGTTGCTCATCGGTTCCGCCGAGATCAGCTCGAGGCGGCGTGTGCTGTCGAGAAGTCCCTCGTAGAGCGTGGGACCGTGGCCGGTGATCATGGGGTGCACCAGGAACCTGTATTCATCAATCAGGTCCAGCCGGTCAAGTCCCGCCGCAAGCCTGCCGCTGCCGAGGAGCACCCCCTCCGGGGTCCGGTCCTTGAGGTCCTGCACTGCGGTGCGAAGGTCACCTTCGATCCGGTGGCTGTTGTTCCATGGGAAGTCGCTGCGGGTTGAGGACACGACGTACTTCGGTTTGGCCTCCAGCGTGCGGGCCCAGTCGCGCACCGCTGCCGGCGCTGCGGCCTCCCCGCGGGCGACCGGCGGCCAGTAGCTCTCCATCATTTCGTACGTGGTGCGCCCCCAGAGCATGGCGCCGGAATCGTTCAGGAGCCGGGTGTAATGGGTGTGCGTCTCGTCGTCGACGATGCCCTCCTGGTGGTCGATACAACCGTCCAGGGTGACGTTGATGCTGAAAGTCAGGAGGCCCATGGAGCGATTTTAGGTCTCAGGCCCTCCCCCGCAACCGTTTGCGGAGTCAGCCGGTCCAATCGCGGCGCAGAAGACCGTATATCCAGGAATCGGAGACCTCGCCGTCGACGATGCAGTCCTCGCGCAGTTCGCCCTCGCGCAGGAAGCCGAGCTTCTCCAGGACCCGGGCGGAGGCGATGTTGCGTGTGTCCGTTTCGCCCTGGACCCGGTTCAGGTCCAGGGTATCGAAGGCCCACTGCAGCACGGCGCGTCCTGATTCAGCGGCGTAGCCGCTCCCCCAGGCCTCTTTCGCCAGGCAATAGCCGAGGGAAGCACTCCGGAAGGCGGGGTTCCAGCTGTTGAAGGTGCACCAGCCCAGGAAGAGCCCGTCTGTCTGCCTGGTAATCGCCAGCCGCGCTCCGGTGCCTTCCTCCGCCATCTTCCGGCAACCATCCAGAAAGTGTGTGGCCTGTGAAGGACTGGACCACGGCGGACTGTCCCAGTAGCGCAGGACTTCTGCGTTACTCTGCAGTGCGAAGAGGCTGTCCGCGTCCGTATCAACGAAAGGCCGCAGGACC
This genomic interval from Arthrobacter sunyaminii contains the following:
- a CDS encoding GNAT family N-acetyltransferase; this encodes MSLSTPTLDTARLVLRPFVDTDADSLFALQSNAEVLRYWDSPPWSSPSQATHFLDGCRKMAEEGTGARLAITRQTDGLFLGWCTFNSWNPAFRSASLGYCLAKEAWGSGYAAESGRAVLQWAFDTLDLNRVQGETDTRNIASARVLEKLGFLREGELREDCIVDGEVSDSWIYGLLRRDWTG
- a CDS encoding NUDIX hydrolase codes for the protein MTGHLHRRSVRKAVGYVVHRERLLVFTHNHVPIEAAGVQVPAGTIEPGEAPEEAVVREVLEETGMRTRVVRALGVDRYDVWPAKPEIHERHFFQLELLDDTPPRERWIAGEEHPSDGGAAHTWTCWWAPLENAHVLCAGFGARLGELVLDVSHPR
- a CDS encoding dihydrofolate reductase family protein — its product is MGLLTFSINVTLDGCIDHQEGIVDDETHTHYTRLLNDSGAMLWGRTTYEMMESYWPPVARGEAAAPAAVRDWARTLEAKPKYVVSSTRSDFPWNNSHRIEGDLRTAVQDLKDRTPEGVLLGSGRLAAGLDRLDLIDEYRFLVHPMITGHGPTLYEGLLDSTRRLELISAEPMSNGAVSMHYRRAD
- a CDS encoding GNAT family N-acetyltransferase, which produces MGGTGVKQTNGNWIAVRDEPVPDDVARLLATVPEWFGQPDSNAEYIEAARTKETWTARDADGRVVGVTLVDRHFPHVAEIHLTVVGRAAHGLGVGTAMLAAIEADAVARGVRLLEVKTLGPSHPDTGYAWTRHFYERRGFLPLEETDLWGADTPCLIMVKPLTPSGAGARTPDIA
- a CDS encoding TetR/AcrR family transcriptional regulator encodes the protein MRADAAQRREAIITHARHLFAERGGDVALEAVAAASGVGIATLYRNFPSRGDLVHAVVQDIVEQIIHAVDQTRSTLNTDPAAAWKDLLSSLTAMELGALTDGLALQAGAVQDLEATPLAQVQQPAVDALNDVLAELKRRGAVREALSALDVIVAVATITRPQVAPIRGAAPGVPDQLAEAYLLWSRGQQA
- a CDS encoding LacI family DNA-binding transcriptional regulator, translated to MSETRARRPGRAVTTLADVAAAAGVSTATVSRVMNRVPTVNADLALRVEAIARQMGYQFNAAARTLATGRTGAVALIISEADLSQPYSFTSAPLHGVLSAVARHDLQIVMLLSGSAQQESYLLEYLRRTGVDGAMVILEDEISHLPELLRDAGVPVVYLGRPLGDAKAQSYVDVDNVGGARLATEALIEAGRSRIAILAGNDRLTAARDRLEGWRSTMAEHGLEAHRMARGAFSPAGGSETMTRLLAAYPDIDGVFVCSDYMGSGALQVLAAAGRRVPHDISVVSYDDSVLAEVANPPLTSVSQPLERMGEEMVDALAALMASSGTSVVQRVLPSSLTRRDSL
- a CDS encoding ABC transporter substrate-binding protein; the protein is MFTSRKRLAGVAALAATALLVTSCQSGGGAGEESASGGGDAILTMPGASSTQFTENFNPFSTTALLGVQSTVYETLFFVNRAAEGDPVPVLGTEYSYNDEGNVLTINTREGVSWSDGEPFTANDVVFTLNLIANTPALNTGGFDGVAEAVSDTELTITYPKPDVLNSIGALSSIYIVPEHIWSEVEDPATFINQDAVGTGPFVVSDFSPQSYLLEKNEEYWEAGKPELDGVRYVSLSGNQAGVDSILNGDVDWMSMFIPEVDTLLGPEEDVEYVNTVQNQLSLVTCSNVELGCTGPQTDPAVRQAIYAAMDRDQLNSLAFSNLNGDVSPTYALLPRDEKWISPSIEEPVASNKGDAAKAEKLLTDAGFAKGADGIYAKDGERLSFSVKTVTGWTDWIAGIETMAQQLLPVGIELKAEQMSWNEWTEATNTGNFQMLVNNLWPGAGSEPYYLYKAFFDSESTAPVGESANPNWARYSNPDVDAALDVLNGTTDESLKMEQYAIIQEAIAEDMPYIPIQSYGSLSTFRTDVVTGWPSDDDLYALPMVWQAPDYGQVLKNLTLK
- a CDS encoding MGDG synthase family glycosyltransferase, whose amino-acid sequence is MRKTPGRTPKTAAGERVLILSAGVGAGHNSAAAAVQQACAARADVAEVQVLDVLQVSSVLYRALLNKGYFVLVEGLPWLIDWGYDISDRPFRRRGPIDPWTRMNSVPVIDAIKRFRPTAIVCTHFLPAQLLASLLLRGVTNARTAVVTTDYDFQGLSLTGAFHALFLAREEGRVELMALGLPSDRVAAPGIPIATQLKAAPSRDATEPPMLLISAGATGGDYAVSVVRQTLHMRSPFTATVVCGRNDALRQRIEQLVAPAGNRYRVLGFTTEMPQLLRRADLFVGKPGGLSVSECMAAGLPMVMVNPIPGQEVRNGDYLLEQGAAVRCNTSATIGWKIDEVLREPGRLQQMQAAAQRTGRPEAAADVLSRLLDGPSRPLVITRAAQKTILSASEDRVVATDLSGPSALVRLIDSATGSTVALLQAQELEDLQKRYGTPDGSLVLRRSQAFRSLRWEERRLLRAILRGDDTLAVRVERSRPHRPVPQGAAIGPRPPS